One Ignavibacteria bacterium genomic window carries:
- a CDS encoding tetratricopeptide repeat protein produces MKIFNLITVLIITIFILTGCQKKEDTVNSQNQSNLTDPNMQPEGDQWKIAGYRDSTDVYGVGYYDYRDSLETFHMGYSIPRDSVYKYYNIKEFEQYNFLIKKDSTNPGPYLDRGNHFQNIKLYFEAIKDYDKYISLIQTNHSAYMNRGNAHERLKNYQAALTDYDKVIELKPTDTIAYYNKGVVYDYLGNYNQAIYEYTRSLQRDPRLAKTYYNRGIDYLMIGDEENARRDWETAIQLNPKYEAELRPRINGL; encoded by the coding sequence ATGAAAATATTTAACTTAATAACAGTTCTGATTATTACAATTTTTATTCTGACGGGATGTCAAAAAAAAGAAGATACTGTTAATAGCCAAAACCAGTCTAATTTAACCGACCCTAACATGCAACCGGAAGGTGATCAATGGAAAATTGCAGGTTACAGAGACAGTACTGACGTTTATGGTGTCGGATATTATGATTATAGAGACAGTCTCGAAACCTTTCATATGGGTTACAGCATTCCGAGAGACAGCGTATATAAATACTACAACATAAAAGAATTTGAGCAGTATAATTTTCTGATTAAAAAAGATTCTACAAACCCGGGTCCATATCTCGACAGGGGAAATCACTTCCAGAACATTAAATTATACTTTGAAGCAATAAAAGATTACGATAAATATATTTCGCTTATTCAGACAAATCATTCTGCATACATGAACCGCGGAAATGCGCATGAAAGATTAAAAAATTATCAGGCGGCTCTGACGGATTATGATAAAGTTATCGAGCTAAAGCCGACCGATACTATTGCTTATTACAATAAGGGAGTTGTTTATGATTACCTCGGAAATTACAATCAGGCAATTTACGAATATACAAGAAGTCTGCAAAGAGACCCCCGTCTTGCGAAAACGTATTATAACAGAGGCATTGATTATCTTATGATAGGTGATGAAGAAAATGCAAGAAGAGATTGGGAGACGGCAATTCAGCTTAATCCCAAATACGAAGCTGAACTAAGACCGAGAATAAACGGATTATAG
- a CDS encoding tetratricopeptide repeat protein: MVNRLIKSGFIVLLLIIFYFSIEGCQKQVEQATLDSINVYTELIKKYPADPVYYKNRGDAYFKIERYNEAVADYQRALQIDPFDLPALRNLAAMYVKMEKYSEAIKEYDNLIRLYPTAQDYINRGNIHESFNNIPMAVTDYTKAIDMDTNNVYFYFVRGNAHDKAGNYQLSISDYTSIINRQPTNVGARLNRGNANYNSGNYKGALEDWNIVIQQDPSFESDLSEKMQIAKIRSSQ, encoded by the coding sequence ATGGTAAATCGGCTCATAAAATCAGGATTTATAGTTCTTCTGCTTATTATTTTTTATTTTTCAATTGAAGGATGTCAAAAACAGGTTGAACAGGCAACTCTTGATTCAATTAATGTATATACAGAATTGATAAAAAAATATCCCGCCGACCCTGTTTATTATAAAAACCGCGGAGATGCCTATTTCAAAATCGAAAGATATAATGAAGCTGTCGCGGACTATCAGAGAGCCCTGCAGATTGACCCGTTTGATTTGCCTGCCTTGAGAAATCTTGCGGCAATGTATGTTAAGATGGAAAAATATTCTGAGGCAATAAAGGAATATGATAACCTGATAAGACTTTATCCGACTGCTCAGGATTATATAAATAGAGGAAATATCCACGAAAGCTTCAATAATATTCCGATGGCTGTTACTGATTACACAAAGGCAATTGATATGGATACAAACAATGTTTACTTCTATTTTGTAAGAGGAAATGCACATGATAAAGCAGGCAATTATCAATTGTCAATTTCAGATTATACATCTATAATAAATCGTCAACCAACCAATGTAGGAGCAAGATTAAACCGCGGAAATGCAAATTATAATTCAGGAAATTACAAAGGAGCTCTCGAAGACTGGAATATTGTAATCCAACAAGACCCTTCGTTCGAAAGTGATTTATCCGAAAAAATGCAGATTGCGAAGATACGCTCCAGTCAATAA
- a CDS encoding YCF48-related protein, which produces MKNLFIILLLTLTYNLNAQTQWTWQMPLPNGNGLDDVKFYNSQTGYACGHSGTILKTTNGGNNWFNQNSGVTTLIRSFYLFDSINVIACGDSGRVLRTTNGGNNWTLINTGQTILLNTITFTNSITGYISGHSNTILKTTNGGFNWFNLNSGTSTNFLCVAFANENIGYASGNAKCIKTTNAGANWFDMGITFTLPFSIIYDISIIDSNNVYLLIGGDERIAYTSNGGALWNYYDVNLPHIVSGGVDEVRAISFINLQTGYLVSDGGSICKTTNSGQNWIQNTTFRTNFQIHGVLFDVFVNQNEIYAVGGGGTIVKSTNSGENYFLQSGYKRDFLDIRFVNENTGFAIGEWGEFYKTNNSGSSWIQKNINTQRDLNSIFFVNEQTGYIAGDTGLVLKTTNSGENWVSLSTGRNNILNDVYFTNQSTGYICGTLGLVMKTTNEGLNWFRLDSVENDTFWKIHFMNENTGITISSTVVLRTTNAGTNWIIQPNADGRAIYFINENTGYLGSGSRMYKTTNSGETWAQIFSRSGWVFQDLYFGNEMEGIGVGYAGQELLVKTTNGGLNWFRLFATNSVLYGIDFINSETGYIVGDWGNILKTTNGGLTFIEENHNEIVTQYELKQNYPNPFNPVTKIEFDIPSSVNSQLSGTPWVNVNLSIYDITGKLIAILINKPLQSGNYELTWNASALPSGVYFYTLKTGVFSQTKKMILMK; this is translated from the coding sequence ATGAAAAACTTATTCATAATTTTGCTTCTAACATTAACATATAATTTAAATGCACAAACTCAGTGGACATGGCAGATGCCATTGCCAAATGGAAACGGATTGGATGATGTAAAGTTTTACAATTCCCAAACGGGTTATGCTTGCGGACATTCAGGAACAATTTTGAAGACGACAAATGGTGGAAATAACTGGTTTAATCAAAATTCCGGAGTCACTACATTAATTCGTTCTTTCTATTTATTTGATAGTATTAATGTGATTGCGTGTGGTGATTCAGGAAGAGTACTAAGAACAACCAATGGTGGTAATAATTGGACTCTTATAAATACAGGACAAACTATTTTGTTAAATACCATAACGTTCACAAATTCAATAACCGGTTATATTTCAGGACATTCAAATACGATTTTAAAAACCACCAACGGTGGGTTTAACTGGTTTAATCTTAATTCAGGAACAAGTACTAACTTTCTATGTGTTGCATTTGCCAATGAAAATATAGGATATGCTTCGGGAAATGCTAAATGCATAAAAACAACAAATGCAGGAGCAAACTGGTTTGATATGGGGATAACTTTTACTTTACCTTTTTCAATTATATATGATATCTCAATTATTGATTCTAATAATGTCTATCTTTTAATCGGAGGAGATGAAAGAATTGCATACACAAGCAATGGAGGAGCACTATGGAATTATTATGATGTTAATCTCCCGCACATAGTAAGCGGAGGAGTTGATGAAGTTAGAGCAATATCTTTTATAAACCTCCAAACAGGTTATTTAGTCTCTGATGGAGGAAGTATTTGTAAAACAACAAATAGTGGACAAAATTGGATCCAAAACACAACATTTAGAACTAATTTTCAGATACATGGTGTGCTTTTTGATGTATTTGTAAACCAAAACGAAATCTATGCAGTAGGTGGTGGTGGAACAATAGTTAAATCTACAAACTCCGGCGAAAATTATTTTCTGCAATCAGGTTATAAGCGGGATTTCTTAGACATACGTTTTGTAAATGAAAACACTGGGTTTGCAATAGGTGAATGGGGAGAGTTTTATAAAACAAACAATTCAGGATCTAGCTGGATACAAAAAAACATAAACACTCAAAGAGATTTAAACTCAATATTTTTTGTAAATGAGCAGACAGGATATATTGCCGGAGATACGGGACTGGTTTTGAAAACAACTAACTCAGGTGAAAATTGGGTTTCTTTATCTACAGGAAGGAATAATATTTTGAATGATGTTTATTTTACAAACCAGTCAACAGGATATATATGCGGAACTCTTGGACTTGTGATGAAAACCACAAACGAAGGATTAAACTGGTTCAGATTAGATAGTGTTGAAAATGATACGTTTTGGAAAATCCATTTTATGAATGAAAATACCGGCATAACCATTTCAAGCACTGTAGTGTTAAGAACAACCAATGCAGGAACTAATTGGATAATTCAACCCAATGCAGACGGAAGAGCTATATATTTCATAAATGAAAATACCGGGTATCTGGGAAGCGGTTCGAGAATGTACAAAACGACTAATTCAGGTGAAACATGGGCACAAATATTTTCAAGAAGCGGATGGGTATTTCAGGATTTATATTTTGGAAACGAAATGGAAGGAATTGGAGTGGGATATGCAGGTCAGGAATTATTAGTAAAAACAACTAACGGAGGATTAAACTGGTTTAGATTATTTGCAACTAATAGTGTTTTATATGGCATAGACTTTATCAATAGCGAAACCGGTTATATAGTTGGTGACTGGGGCAATATTTTAAAAACAACAAACGGTGGGTTAACTTTCATTGAAGAAAATCATAATGAGATTGTCACGCAGTATGAATTAAAACAGAATTATCCAAACCCGTTTAATCCAGTGACGAAGATTGAGTTTGATATTCCGTCAAGTGTGAACAGTCAATTGTCGGGTACCCCTTGGGTCAATGTGAATTTAAGTATTTATGATATTACGGGTAAATTAATTGCAATACTGATTAATAAACCTTTGCAAAGTGGAAATTATGAACTAACATGGAATGCCTCTGCTTTACCCAGCGGAGTTTATTTTTATACACTAAAGACAGGTGTATTTTCTCAAACTAAAAAAATGATTTTAATGAAGTAA
- a CDS encoding T9SS type A sorting domain-containing protein — MAKQKKFSLWGIGFLFSILSFLLFSNNNIYAQFPPVGYPFHAISDGNDNIYITGMAYNSANSTNDIFIAKIDGFGNLTSEFLENIDGLDKGMSIALDHESNILITGFYYNSNTSTNDIIIAKYNSSLDSQWAVVIPNDAGDDAGLSIKELSEDNIAICGYYTNPGNVDCYLYVVDNSGNYEFDGAYDSPDKLTDVGTSLIADDYYIYVAGYTDQGSTYGYDLLLVDFDISTGSKVGNEFIYNSIANEYPTGHIITDFSQNPILKSKRSLSVHQEYSGGNNNFFTCYIDGNNLSNNWYDTLDYSTNDVLTSVICDNEFIYSAGYTHRGRSEYDFAILKYEANGNMVSGFPLWYDHLALKGDDKPSSLLISNDLLYITGYSSSIVNEYVAVGFNVGIVDSWENAEPVWVGRYIPNLGNNNLGQMKKYTYCAADKNGNITMIAFGYNDSNSFIAGQKYNREGKVLHSIQPEIIRTKRIIPGIIGEETTVTNYPNPFNPVSNISFTLPAQQFVELAIYDISGRQIESLIKQYLNAGNHIVKWDASKYSSGIYFYRLKTENQIITKKLVLVK, encoded by the coding sequence ATGGCAAAACAAAAAAAATTCTCGTTATGGGGCATAGGATTCTTATTTTCAATTTTAAGCTTTCTATTATTTTCAAACAATAACATTTATGCTCAATTTCCTCCTGTTGGTTATCCTTTTCATGCAATTTCAGATGGAAATGATAACATTTATATAACAGGGATGGCATATAATTCAGCTAACTCAACCAATGATATATTTATTGCAAAAATTGATGGTTTTGGTAATTTAACATCAGAGTTTTTAGAAAATATTGATGGTTTGGATAAAGGAATGTCTATAGCACTTGACCATGAGAGCAATATACTTATAACAGGATTTTACTATAATTCCAATACATCAACTAATGATATTATTATTGCTAAATATAATAGTTCATTAGATTCACAGTGGGCAGTAGTTATTCCTAATGATGCAGGAGATGATGCCGGATTATCTATAAAAGAATTATCAGAGGATAATATAGCAATTTGTGGGTATTATACTAATCCGGGTAATGTAGATTGTTATTTATATGTAGTAGATAACAGCGGAAACTATGAATTTGATGGCGCTTATGATTCTCCGGATAAATTAACCGATGTTGGCACATCACTTATTGCAGATGATTATTATATATATGTAGCAGGATATACTGATCAGGGAAGTACTTATGGTTATGATTTATTATTGGTTGATTTTGATATTAGCACCGGCTCAAAAGTTGGGAATGAATTTATTTATAATAGCATTGCTAATGAATACCCAACCGGTCATATCATAACTGATTTCTCGCAAAATCCAATATTAAAATCCAAAAGGTCTTTATCGGTTCATCAGGAATACTCAGGGGGCAACAACAACTTCTTTACTTGCTATATTGATGGAAATAATTTAAGTAATAATTGGTACGACACCTTAGATTATTCAACCAATGATGTTTTAACAAGTGTAATTTGTGATAATGAATTTATATATTCCGCGGGTTATACTCATCGAGGAAGGAGCGAATATGATTTCGCAATATTAAAATATGAAGCAAATGGAAATATGGTTAGTGGTTTTCCTCTTTGGTATGATCATCTTGCATTAAAGGGAGATGATAAGCCTTCCTCTCTTTTAATCAGCAATGATCTTCTTTATATAACAGGATATAGTAGTTCTATTGTTAATGAGTATGTTGCTGTAGGATTTAATGTAGGTATTGTAGATTCATGGGAAAATGCAGAACCTGTTTGGGTTGGCAGATATATACCAAATTTGGGTAATAATAACTTGGGACAAATGAAAAAATATACTTATTGTGCAGCAGATAAAAATGGAAACATAACTATGATTGCATTTGGCTACAATGATAGCAATTCATTCATTGCGGGTCAAAAATACAATCGAGAAGGTAAAGTATTGCATTCAATACAACCTGAAATTATAAGAACTAAACGAATTATTCCCGGAATAATAGGTGAAGAAACAACAGTTACAAATTATCCCAACCCATTTAATCCCGTTTCTAACATTAGTTTCACGCTTCCTGCGCAACAGTTTGTTGAACTTGCAATTTATGACATAAGCGGAAGACAGATAGAATCATTAATAAAACAATATTTGAATGCGGGAAATCATATAGTTAAATGGGATGCGTCTAAATATTCCAGCGGGATTTATTTTTATAGATTAAAAACGGAAAATCAGATTATTACAAAAAAACTTGTGCTTGTAAAATAA
- a CDS encoding tetratricopeptide repeat-containing sensor histidine kinase yields the protein MRISSVNLSEIRLKNGYSLKSIDEMKAKLEAHISSLNFHTVNPSLLKFAEQSLKVFKSYNDYKAVIRAMRLIVAYYYFTSNFKESINQIEKALVYCKKHDLDTDHFLFIAASNYLYLGDMTKALSYIRESLKIRKQKNNKKGIAQCYNSMGLFYNNMGNYFLASRYYLKSLKISRTLPDSADLKNVLNNLAVMYMNVKKYDRAIKILEENISHLGKDSTDLSKLATCYCNLGNVYTHLHDYKTALKYLELGDSISIKINNNINRVQSLNHLGVLHEHKKDYENAEKYFKISLEISNKIGYQNGFLTNYSNLASMYIKTCRFDKAIAMLNKNLVIAKKMKALNILKESYQMLSQVYKINKDHKNAYKFLEKYNKIIEQLNKKKVSLRTKSLLLENEVEMQETELKISDEKNKKLIELSENLDRANKDKNDFIGIVSHDLRNPISTISAIADFINEHSDSLSKEEIQSLIEDIKNCSVKSLDIMSNLLDINSIESGNWNERQEKINLVELISQIKEKNQVFANPKNIEIILNKKIKNPEVITVKMCIEHIINNLVSNAIKYSPFNKKVYITLRDNVKNIYVGIKDEGPGFTESDKKGLFKKFAKLSNKPTGGEPSSGLGLYIIKKLSEIINSQVILESEPGKGATFTLKIPTKR from the coding sequence ATGCGAATTTCTTCTGTTAATCTTTCGGAAATTCGTTTAAAAAATGGCTATAGTTTAAAATCAATTGATGAGATGAAAGCAAAACTCGAAGCTCATATTTCATCGCTTAATTTTCACACCGTTAATCCTTCCCTTTTAAAATTTGCAGAGCAATCTCTAAAGGTTTTTAAAAGTTACAATGATTATAAAGCAGTCATAAGAGCAATGCGGTTAATCGTTGCTTATTATTATTTCACTTCAAATTTCAAAGAGTCAATAAACCAGATAGAAAAAGCTTTGGTTTATTGTAAAAAACACGATTTAGATACAGACCATTTTTTGTTTATTGCTGCTTCTAATTATTTATATCTGGGCGATATGACAAAAGCTTTGAGTTATATCCGTGAATCGCTAAAAATCAGGAAGCAGAAAAATAACAAGAAAGGAATTGCGCAATGCTATAACAGCATGGGTTTGTTTTATAATAATATGGGAAATTATTTTCTCGCTTCAAGATATTATCTTAAGTCCTTAAAAATTTCCAGAACATTGCCTGATAGCGCAGATTTAAAAAACGTTCTGAATAACCTCGCTGTCATGTATATGAATGTTAAAAAATATGACAGAGCAATAAAAATCCTTGAAGAAAATATTTCTCATCTCGGCAAAGACAGCACAGACTTGAGTAAGCTTGCCACGTGTTACTGTAATCTGGGAAACGTATATACACATCTTCATGATTATAAAACCGCATTAAAATATCTTGAGCTGGGTGATTCGATAAGCATAAAGATTAATAATAATATAAACCGGGTTCAGTCACTGAATCATCTTGGGGTTTTGCATGAGCATAAAAAAGATTATGAGAATGCGGAAAAATATTTTAAAATTTCACTCGAAATTTCAAATAAGATTGGTTATCAGAATGGTTTCCTGACGAACTATTCAAATCTTGCTTCGATGTATATAAAAACATGCAGGTTTGATAAAGCAATAGCCATGTTAAATAAGAATCTTGTTATTGCAAAGAAGATGAAAGCACTGAATATTCTGAAAGAATCATATCAGATGCTGTCACAGGTTTATAAAATAAATAAAGACCATAAAAATGCTTACAAGTTTCTTGAAAAGTATAATAAAATAATTGAGCAGTTAAATAAGAAAAAGGTATCGCTCAGAACAAAAAGCCTGCTCCTAGAAAATGAAGTTGAAATGCAGGAAACCGAGCTTAAGATTTCTGATGAAAAAAATAAAAAATTGATAGAGCTGTCTGAAAATCTTGACAGAGCAAACAAGGACAAGAATGATTTTATCGGAATCGTTTCACATGACTTAAGAAATCCGATTTCAACTATTTCGGCAATTGCCGATTTCATAAATGAGCATAGTGATTCTTTAAGCAAAGAAGAAATACAGTCGCTTATAGAAGACATAAAAAATTGTTCGGTTAAATCATTGGATATTATGTCGAATTTGCTTGACATAAACTCTATCGAATCAGGTAATTGGAATGAGAGACAAGAAAAAATTAATCTTGTAGAGTTAATAAGCCAGATAAAAGAGAAGAACCAGGTTTTCGCAAATCCTAAAAACATAGAAATAATTCTTAATAAAAAAATTAAAAACCCGGAGGTTATTACTGTTAAGATGTGTATTGAGCATATCATAAATAACCTGGTTTCCAACGCAATTAAATATTCTCCATTCAACAAAAAGGTTTATATTACTTTGCGTGATAATGTAAAAAATATTTATGTTGGCATAAAAGATGAAGGTCCGGGATTTACGGAATCAGATAAAAAAGGATTATTTAAAAAATTTGCCAAGCTTTCCAACAAACCAACGGGAGGAGAGCCGTCAAGCGGGTTAGGTTTGTATATAATCAAAAAATTATCCGAAATTATAAATTCTCAGGTTATATTAGAATCAGAACCGGGCAAAGGTGCTACTTTTACTCTTAAAATTCCCACAAAGAGATAA
- a CDS encoding T9SS type A sorting domain-containing protein: protein MKKIIFLLLFSFSYLNLFADNSDSPKTIRPSDLGLTVFKGNLDENRMTQKQKDTIVIGLFNYQDYFKDIAVYYKSKNELIIYNNNGNGTLSEYKNYKQSKEIKKITLVKKTNSELMNSFMSRFDDLEIEFSTGEKEVLHNYRINILNENASKVPLRNFLDDGRVFLYSSSITFNEMWASWRSGQPNNGQSIGDIDNDGKTEAIYTFYPISDTLSYPLYKPTRVVVFENITPETYRIDWDTVLQHGGWNHTESLFDFDSNGKKEFLCVGPRIFTGELAEGVYECLGPGVYKFFDASFNRARPMFDFMQKDSVNINGDIKQEFWISYMPEENSTYIIRERFKTKYATEYFFDTQVPINARSFIYSICPGDIDNDGKDEVVIGDTQWESGYVNYLDSTGNTPSQWHGYSIKEIITNAPVSCGYAFLKDYDNDGKKEITTTGIGDSSGSLGVIKHTGTPGENNFQTVFYTLQGIRAGPNMGIDTASIEGNFIVLYPCIAYSEGGIGNQLTSIYKKQSFYDFSSIYFKRIDSTSFVRPALHYMDNDNKINIMTPLGKVISSTPTGDFFYTNFKQFGTVNITNYNNPVPENFKLYQNYPNPFNPITKIKFDIKKKAEVKLIIYDITGRVVEKLLEGIKNPGEYEFAFDGSNFSSGIYFYSLIIEGKKIDTKKMILIK from the coding sequence ATGAAGAAGATTATTTTTTTATTATTATTTTCATTTTCATATCTCAATTTATTTGCCGACAATTCCGATTCTCCGAAAACCATAAGACCATCAGATTTAGGTTTAACCGTTTTCAAGGGAAACCTGGATGAAAATCGTATGACACAAAAACAAAAAGACACCATTGTAATAGGGTTATTTAACTATCAGGATTATTTCAAAGATATTGCAGTATATTATAAATCAAAAAATGAACTGATTATATATAATAACAACGGAAACGGAACTTTAAGTGAATATAAAAATTACAAGCAGAGCAAGGAAATAAAAAAGATAACTCTTGTTAAAAAAACAAATTCAGAATTGATGAATTCGTTTATGTCACGGTTTGATGATTTAGAGATAGAGTTTTCTACGGGAGAAAAAGAAGTTCTTCATAATTACAGGATTAACATATTGAATGAAAATGCTTCAAAGGTGCCTCTGAGAAATTTCCTTGATGATGGAAGAGTGTTTCTTTACAGCTCTTCAATTACATTCAACGAAATGTGGGCAAGCTGGAGAAGCGGACAGCCGAATAATGGTCAGTCTATCGGGGACATAGATAATGACGGTAAGACAGAAGCAATATATACTTTTTATCCTATTTCAGATACATTATCATATCCGTTATATAAGCCAACTCGAGTGGTTGTATTTGAAAATATAACCCCTGAAACATACAGAATAGATTGGGATACAGTTTTGCAGCATGGCGGTTGGAATCATACGGAGTCCTTATTTGATTTTGATAGTAACGGAAAAAAAGAGTTTTTGTGCGTGGGTCCACGTATATTTACCGGGGAGCTTGCTGAAGGAGTATATGAATGTTTAGGACCGGGAGTTTATAAATTTTTTGATGCTTCGTTTAATAGAGCCAGACCTATGTTTGACTTCATGCAAAAGGATTCAGTCAACATAAACGGTGATATTAAACAGGAATTTTGGATAAGTTATATGCCGGAAGAAAACAGCACTTACATAATAAGAGAGAGATTTAAAACAAAATATGCAACGGAATATTTTTTTGATACCCAAGTCCCTATAAATGCGCGAAGTTTTATCTACAGCATATGTCCGGGTGATATTGATAACGACGGAAAGGACGAAGTTGTAATCGGTGATACACAGTGGGAAAGCGGATATGTCAATTATCTTGATTCAACCGGCAATACACCCTCACAATGGCATGGATACAGCATAAAAGAAATTATAACTAATGCTCCAGTTTCCTGCGGGTATGCATTTTTGAAAGATTACGATAATGACGGCAAGAAAGAAATAACGACTACAGGAATTGGAGACTCAAGCGGAAGCTTGGGGGTTATTAAACATACCGGAACACCCGGAGAAAATAATTTTCAAACAGTCTTCTACACTTTGCAAGGTATTAGAGCCGGACCTAATATGGGAATTGATACAGCTTCAATTGAAGGTAATTTTATAGTTCTTTATCCATGTATTGCATATTCTGAAGGTGGTATTGGAAACCAGTTAACGAGCATTTACAAAAAACAATCTTTTTATGATTTTTCTTCGATTTATTTTAAAAGAATTGATTCAACGTCATTTGTAAGACCTGCTTTACATTATATGGATAATGATAATAAAATAAATATCATGACACCCTTAGGTAAGGTGATTTCTTCAACCCCGACCGGTGATTTTTTCTATACCAATTTTAAACAGTTTGGAACTGTAAATATTACAAATTATAACAACCCCGTTCCTGAAAATTTTAAGCTTTATCAAAATTATCCTAATCCATTTAATCCGATTACTAAAATTAAATTTGATATAAAGAAAAAAGCAGAAGTAAAATTAATTATTTATGACATAACGGGAAGAGTTGTTGAAAAAC